The genomic region GCCAGGCTCGAGGGTGAGTTGAAGGCGGTTGAGGCCAAGCTGATGGCCTGGCACCGCGGCGATGCCACGGGCCGGCGCCTGGCTGAGATCCCCTCGGTCGGTCCGATCGTTGCAACCGCGCTGGTGATGAAGACACCTGATCCGCACGCGTTCCGTTCTGGTCGTCATTTTGCGGCCTGGCTGGGATTGACACCCAAGGACCACTCTACCGCCGGCAGGACCAGGCTTGGCAAGATCACGCGGGCGGGCGATGAGGACCTGCGCCGTCTGCTGGTCATCGGGGCCACGGCGGTGATCCAGCAGGCCAGGCGCGGACGCGGTCATCACTCGCGCTGGCTGCTGGCCCTGATCCAGCGCAAGCCGCCGAAGCTTGCGGCCGTGGCGCTTGCCAACAAAGTAGCCCGTATCGCCTGGAAGTTGATGGCGACGGGCGAGAGTTACGAGGCGGCACGGATCAAGCCCATGACAGCCGCCGCCTAATCGATTGGCCGGCCGGCGGGCTCGCTCGCCGGTCGACCCGGAGCTGCAGGAGCAGATGGAGCGATCGATCGAGCAACGATGCGAGACAATCCGTGGGACCCATCGGCCGTCAACAGGTCGCCTGGTTGTTTGGAACTCGCATCGCGCAACCCATCTTGGCCAGCGATCGACCGATCGCACTCAACAGGCCGGACATATGGATGCAAGCGATCCGATCTCACCAAAAAGCTCTTGTGCCACGGGGGCCGTCCACATATGGGTCCCGGCTCAAGGCCGGGACGACAGCGGAAGTTGCGGCGCCTACAGCGGCTCGCCCTTCTTGGTCGTGAACTTGTACGCGCCGTCCGTGCCGAGGACGGCGTGCATGTCGACGTCGGGATAGCTGATCTCGTCGCCGGCGCTGCGGTCACCGATCACCAGCAGCTTGACGTCCCTCTCGGTGCGGTTGATGAAACGGTGCGCGTCCCCGGTGCCCGCGGGGAAGCCGGCACACATTCCTGCCGTCAGGACCTGTGCGCCGCCATTGGTCTCCAGCACCACTTCGCCATCCAGCACATAGACGAACTCGTCCTGGCGCGAATGGGCGTGGCGAAAGGACGATTGGCCGCCCGGAACGATCCGCGTCAAAATGACACCGAAGTTCGTCAAGCCGGCATGATCGCCGAGCCGGCGGTTGTAACGCATCTGGTTGGTGGCACGGTGCCGCGGCGGGATGCTGGTGGCGTTGGTCTCGGCTACCGTCTCCGGATCAAAAGCCGGCAGTTTTGGCCTGGCGTCGTCGGTCATTGCAGTCGGTCCGCTGTCGTTGGCTTTGCGATGCATCATCACATAATGACGCCAAGCCCGCAAAATTCGGATAGCAGGCCATCGGCAATTTCACCGGAGCCTGGCGCCGGATTGCGCTACAGTTGCATCCATAAAATCAGCACGGCCTCCGCCGAGAGGCCGGCACAGATGGGAGCATGCGCATGCAGTTCAGGGTTTCGCCGACATCGCTGCAGGACAGTTCGAGCGCCGAGGAATGGCAGGCGCGGGTCGATCTCGCGGCGGCGCATCGGCTCGCCTACATCCACGGCTTTTCGGAAGGCATCTTCAACCATCTCACCTTGGTGGTGCCCGGCCGCACCGACCGCTACTACCAGATCCCGTTCGGCATGCATTGGTCGGAGGTGACAGCATCGTC from Bradyrhizobium elkanii USDA 76 harbors:
- a CDS encoding cupin domain-containing protein, encoding MTDDARPKLPAFDPETVAETNATSIPPRHRATNQMRYNRRLGDHAGLTNFGVILTRIVPGGQSSFRHAHSRQDEFVYVLDGEVVLETNGGAQVLTAGMCAGFPAGTGDAHRFINRTERDVKLLVIGDRSAGDEISYPDVDMHAVLGTDGAYKFTTKKGEPL